One genomic region from Campylobacter concisus encodes:
- a CDS encoding OmpA family protein yields MKKIALAMVAATAVFASNAAYNYEVTPTIGGVHPEGNLRVKDHNFVGVRAARNLEDFFFDQVELGVDYTQKAKEKTGSLTREGRVLRYHANLIKDIVDFGPVSLYGLVGAGYEDVPAIFVKNEDGGFGQYGFGLRYQVTDRFALKAEARDAIKFEHADHNLFYSLGFGIGLDSKAAPVAAAAPVAAAAPVAAATPVLDDDNDGVPNDIDQCPNTPAGVVVDERGCEKVIVLRDLDVNFAFDSYKVGPKYAAEIKKVADFMGEHPDYKVVLAGHTDSVGAEAYNQKLSEKRAKAVADVLAGYGVSEDKISTVGYGELKPIATNKTKEGRAQNRRVEATFNK; encoded by the coding sequence ATGAAAAAGATTGCTTTAGCTATGGTTGCCGCAACAGCGGTTTTTGCGTCTAACGCAGCATATAATTATGAAGTTACTCCAACTATTGGTGGTGTTCACCCAGAGGGAAATTTACGTGTAAAAGACCACAACTTCGTTGGTGTTAGAGCTGCTAGAAATCTTGAAGATTTTTTCTTTGACCAAGTAGAGCTTGGTGTTGATTACACTCAAAAAGCAAAAGAAAAAACAGGTAGCTTAACAAGAGAAGGAAGAGTTCTTAGATATCATGCAAATCTTATAAAAGATATAGTTGATTTTGGACCAGTTAGTCTATATGGCTTAGTTGGTGCTGGTTATGAAGATGTTCCAGCTATTTTTGTTAAAAATGAAGATGGCGGTTTTGGCCAATATGGTTTTGGTTTAAGATATCAAGTAACTGATAGATTCGCTCTTAAAGCAGAAGCAAGAGACGCTATCAAATTTGAACATGCTGATCATAACCTATTCTATTCACTAGGCTTTGGTATCGGTCTTGACTCAAAAGCAGCTCCAGTTGCAGCAGCAGCTCCAGTTGCAGCAGCAGCTCCAGTTGCAGCAGCAACTCCAGTTCTTGATGATGATAATGATGGCGTGCCAAATGATATAGATCAATGCCCTAACACTCCAGCTGGCGTGGTTGTTGACGAAAGAGGATGCGAGAAAGTTATCGTTCTTAGAGATCTAGATGTTAACTTTGCATTTGATAGCTACAAAGTTGGACCAAAATATGCAGCTGAGATCAAAAAAGTAGCTGACTTCATGGGCGAACACCCAGATTATAAAGTTGTACTTGCTGGTCACACTGATAGCGTAGGTGCAGAAGCTTATAACCAAAAACTATCTGAAAAAAGAGCAAAAGCAGTAGCTGATGTTCTTGCTGGCTATGGCGTAAGTGAGGATAAAATTTCAACAGTTGGTTACGGTGAGCTTAAACCAATTGCTACAAATAAAACTAAAGAAGGCCGCGCTCAAAATAGACGCGTTGAAGCTACTTTCAATAAATAA
- a CDS encoding NnrS family protein has translation MINNFFTHPMRIFFLMSAACAVLGASVFFTPTDFVSLHKFIFLQLFLALAYAGFLLTGLTDWTNFQASLKIHAYILFSLFFISFILAFFSLFLAHCFIALFWLYLVLLCLYMIWQDKNDDQFGVLGFLFGILGFEIYYLISGNEKFLNLQVFIHVIAILLISYRVSVVLGKEALKREEGMDEAVFVPNFIYKNIAICCVCAFLLFNIFFEASMGVYYAAIACGSAVLAKLKEWHYKELFKHSFVLLYYFMQLFLALGFLGIGFSGIFGLHLETNFMHLIAINSVIFSVMLIFNVAGLRHSGQELEFLRLSKIAFILVLLAGISRGILAYFWSGFYIHLPATLIAIAFVFWLINFYVIFRDNDFSDDPE, from the coding sequence ATGATTAATAACTTTTTTACTCATCCTATGAGGATATTTTTCTTAATGAGTGCCGCCTGTGCGGTGCTTGGTGCTAGTGTGTTTTTTACTCCAACTGATTTTGTGAGTTTGCATAAATTTATATTTTTGCAACTTTTTTTAGCGCTTGCTTATGCTGGATTTTTGCTAACTGGACTAACCGATTGGACAAATTTTCAAGCATCTTTAAAAATACATGCTTATATATTATTTTCACTCTTTTTTATAAGCTTTATCTTGGCATTTTTTAGCCTATTTTTAGCACACTGCTTTATCGCTCTTTTTTGGCTTTACTTGGTTTTGCTTTGTCTTTATATGATCTGGCAGGATAAAAACGATGATCAATTTGGCGTGCTTGGCTTTTTATTTGGCATTTTAGGCTTTGAAATTTATTATCTAATAAGCGGCAATGAAAAATTTCTAAATTTACAAGTTTTCATCCACGTAATCGCTATCTTACTCATCTCGTACCGCGTTAGTGTCGTGCTTGGAAAAGAAGCGTTAAAAAGAGAAGAAGGCATGGATGAAGCTGTTTTTGTGCCAAATTTTATCTATAAAAATATCGCTATCTGCTGCGTTTGCGCCTTTTTGCTTTTTAATATATTTTTTGAAGCAAGTATGGGTGTCTATTATGCCGCGATAGCTTGTGGAAGTGCGGTACTTGCAAAGCTTAAAGAATGGCACTATAAAGAGCTTTTTAAGCATAGCTTTGTACTTTTATACTATTTTATGCAACTATTTTTAGCGCTTGGATTTTTGGGAATCGGCTTTAGCGGTATTTTTGGACTCCATCTTGAAACAAATTTTATGCATCTAATAGCGATAAATTCAGTAATTTTTAGCGTGATGCTTATATTTAATGTCGCAGGACTTCGTCATAGCGGACAAGAACTTGAGTTTTTACGCCTTAGTAAGATTGCTTTTATTTTAGTTCTTTTAGCTGGCATTAGCAGAGGAATTTTGGCTTATTTTTGGAGTGGCTTTTACATTCATTTACCAGCAACACTCATAGCAATCGCTTTTGTTTTTTGGCTCATAAATTTTTATGTGATCTTTAGGGATAACGATTTTAGCGATGATCCAGAGTAA
- a CDS encoding HAD family hydrolase, producing the protein MKKTILFDLDGTLIDSTSAILKGFNRAFLSHGKKEPDHNALKSLVGHPLEIMFERLGASKNLIDSYIKEYKACYEKIYLDETVLLDYANEALKEASSFADVGIVTTKTSKFSIILLEHLGVMKYIKTVIGRDDVANPKPNPEPINLALTRLNKDKNNAFMVGDTIMDLMAAQAAFVTGVGLTCGYGQKSDLEKFSKHIFSNPFEAVSFIKEV; encoded by the coding sequence ATGAAAAAAACCATACTTTTTGATTTGGACGGTACGCTTATTGATTCGACTTCTGCTATTTTAAAAGGATTTAATAGAGCTTTCTTATCCCATGGTAAAAAAGAGCCAGACCATAATGCATTAAAGTCTTTGGTTGGTCATCCGCTTGAAATAATGTTTGAAAGACTTGGTGCAAGCAAAAATTTAATTGATAGCTATATAAAAGAGTATAAAGCTTGCTATGAAAAAATTTATCTTGATGAGACGGTACTTTTAGATTATGCAAATGAAGCATTGAAGGAGGCAAGTAGCTTTGCTGATGTAGGTATAGTTACTACTAAAACTTCAAAATTTTCTATTATCTTGCTTGAGCATTTAGGAGTTATGAAATATATAAAAACTGTTATTGGAAGAGACGATGTTGCTAATCCAAAACCAAATCCAGAGCCAATAAATTTGGCTTTAACTAGACTTAATAAAGATAAAAATAATGCATTTATGGTAGGTGATACCATTATGGATTTAATGGCCGCACAAGCTGCTTTTGTTACAGGTGTGGGTCTAACTTGTGGATATGGTCAAAAGAGTGATTTGGAGAAATTTAGTAAACATATTTTCTCAAACCCATTTGAAGCCGTTAGCTTTATAAAAGAGGTTTAA
- a CDS encoding non-canonical purine NTP pyrophosphatase, which translates to MKIVLATSNLDKVKEIKEFLKGYEIYALSEIVKPFEIVEDGSTFQQNALIKSRAVFAKLKEQGLDNEFIALSDDSGISVDALGGEPGIYSARYFDLDENGKVCGKNANDANNRAKLISKLKVLNLKSSPAHYTACIAISSKFGDYTTHGFMYGKAIDEERGTNGFGYDALFIPDGFTKTLGELDNETKLKISHRSKGLELANFVLKSLKKNFS; encoded by the coding sequence ATGAAGATTGTGCTTGCGACATCAAATTTAGACAAAGTAAAAGAGATAAAAGAATTTTTAAAAGGCTATGAAATTTACGCCTTAAGCGAGATTGTAAAGCCATTTGAGATCGTTGAAGATGGCAGCACTTTTCAGCAAAATGCGCTCATAAAGTCAAGAGCTGTCTTTGCAAAGCTTAAAGAGCAGGGGCTTGATAATGAGTTTATCGCTCTTAGCGATGATAGTGGCATTAGCGTGGATGCACTTGGCGGTGAGCCGGGGATCTACTCAGCTCGCTATTTTGACCTTGATGAAAATGGCAAAGTATGTGGCAAAAACGCAAATGACGCAAATAATAGAGCAAAGCTAATTAGCAAGCTAAAGGTTCTAAATTTAAAGAGCTCACCAGCTCACTACACCGCCTGTATCGCTATTAGCTCGAAATTTGGTGATTACACGACGCATGGCTTTATGTATGGCAAAGCAATAGATGAGGAGCGTGGTACAAATGGCTTTGGCTACGACGCGCTCTTTATCCCAGATGGCTTTACTAAAACGCTTGGCGAGCTAGATAATGAGACGAAGCTTAAAATTTCTCACCGTTCAAAGGGACTTGAGCTTGCAAATTTCGTGCTAAAAAGTCTAAAGAAAAACTTTAGTTAA
- a CDS encoding NAD(P)/FAD-dependent oxidoreductase, protein MIYDVIIIGAGASGLFLGANLKGKKIAILEKNSSASKKILASGGGRCNITNRFISAKNYLGEQKFIEQILKVLTPDQVLIFFSELKFSEQKQNQFFCDSGAKSVLNVLLKRQKADIFYNEEVLGAKKVDEIFEILTKDEKFRARNLVIASGGLSYKALGASDIGYKIANDFGIETSTLLPALVGFSVQKDEFWFKELSGVSLNAEVEINSKNESHKFSDNLLFTHRGISGPAILNASLFWQKGRICINFLSKFSEKNLIDGKKQLSSVLPLPKRFVLEFLRNFGLKDRAFYEFSDNERQIIKRLFAYEFAPAGTFGFERAEVTKGGVKSEFLDENLQAYNVKGLYFVGEVLDITGMLGGYNLHFAFASALKVARVLNL, encoded by the coding sequence TTGATCTACGACGTCATCATCATTGGCGCCGGTGCTAGCGGACTATTTTTAGGAGCAAATTTAAAGGGTAAAAAGATTGCCATCTTAGAAAAAAATAGTAGTGCTAGCAAAAAGATCCTAGCAAGCGGTGGAGGCAGATGTAACATCACAAATCGCTTTATAAGCGCTAAAAACTACCTTGGCGAGCAAAAATTTATAGAGCAAATTTTAAAAGTACTGACTCCAGATCAAGTTTTAATTTTTTTTAGCGAGCTTAAATTTAGTGAGCAAAAGCAAAATCAGTTTTTCTGCGATAGCGGTGCAAAGAGCGTTTTAAACGTGCTTTTGAAAAGACAGAAAGCGGATATTTTTTACAACGAAGAAGTTCTTGGTGCTAAAAAAGTAGATGAAATTTTTGAAATTTTGACAAAAGATGAGAAATTTAGAGCTAGAAATTTAGTCATCGCAAGTGGCGGACTAAGTTATAAAGCCCTTGGCGCAAGCGACATTGGTTATAAAATAGCAAATGATTTTGGCATTGAAACATCAACTCTTTTGCCTGCACTTGTTGGATTTAGCGTACAAAAAGATGAGTTTTGGTTTAAAGAACTTAGTGGCGTTAGCCTAAACGCCGAGGTGGAAATAAATAGCAAAAATGAAAGCCATAAATTTAGTGACAATCTGCTTTTTACGCATAGGGGCATAAGCGGACCAGCGATACTAAATGCCTCGCTATTTTGGCAAAAGGGGCGAATTTGCATAAATTTTTTGTCCAAATTTAGTGAGAAAAATTTAATAGATGGCAAAAAGCAGCTTAGCTCGGTTTTGCCCTTGCCAAAAAGGTTTGTGCTAGAGTTTTTAAGAAATTTTGGCTTAAAAGACAGAGCTTTTTATGAATTTAGCGATAATGAGAGACAAATCATAAAAAGGCTTTTTGCTTATGAATTTGCCCCAGCTGGGACATTTGGCTTTGAAAGAGCGGAAGTTACAAAAGGTGGCGTAAAGAGTGAATTTTTAGATGAAAATTTACAAGCCTATAACGTTAAGGGGCTTTATTTTGTTGGTGAAGTCTTGGACATCACTGGCATGCTTGGCGGATATAACTTACATTTTGCATTTGCAAGCGCTCTAAAGGTGGCTAGGGTCTTAAATCTATGA
- the rpsI gene encoding 30S ribosomal protein S9, with translation MAKVYATGKRKTAVAKVWIKSGSGKIVVNGMDLNTWLGGHEAIKLKVIQPLLVTKQESLIDVVATTLGGGYSAQAEALRHGISRALADMDADFRAALKPKGLLTRDSRVVERKKFGRRKARRSPQFSKR, from the coding sequence ATGGCAAAAGTTTATGCAACTGGTAAAAGAAAAACTGCCGTAGCAAAGGTTTGGATAAAGTCTGGAAGCGGTAAAATCGTAGTAAATGGTATGGATCTTAACACTTGGCTTGGCGGACATGAAGCTATAAAGCTTAAAGTAATTCAACCACTTTTGGTTACTAAACAAGAGAGTTTAATAGATGTAGTAGCCACAACTTTAGGTGGCGGTTATTCAGCACAAGCAGAGGCTTTAAGACACGGCATTTCACGTGCCTTAGCTGATATGGATGCTGATTTTAGAGCAGCACTTAAACCAAAAGGCTTATTAACTAGAGATTCTCGTGTTGTTGAACGTAAGAAATTTGGTAGAAGAAAGGCAAGAAGAAGCCCACAATTCTCTAAACGTTAA
- a CDS encoding MFS transporter, with protein sequence MLKSVLPLSFIIASRFLGLFIVLPVLSLYALNLRGANEFLVGLIVGVYAISQMIFQVPFGALSDRIGRKKTLTIGLLVFIIGSIICALTSDIFTMLFGRFLQGVGAIGAVATAMISDYITEEKRSKAMAIMGAFIGLSFTLSMVLGPLLAKDYGLSSLFYLSAALSLLCIVLLYTVVPKEIKVSAKSEKVPFGKLFLQKDYMIINFTSFMQKMLASIAFLVIPIVLVKEYGYESSELYKVYSFGAVLGFLAMGLAGALGDGKGLSKVILIAGTLLFALTYTIFAISFTLFIFVLGVAIFFIGFNLHEPIMQSTATKFVKSSQKGSALGVFNSFGYLGSFVGGAFGGYILHAFGFKVLAIICVVLCVVWLILLFSLSDPRIFKNIYLSPEVSLNLELLNSQKGVVDYYKNEKNQVIKFDSRLISEATLKESLKF encoded by the coding sequence ATGTTAAAAAGCGTTTTACCACTATCTTTTATCATAGCAAGTAGATTTTTAGGTCTTTTTATAGTTTTGCCAGTGCTTAGCCTTTATGCCTTAAATTTACGCGGAGCAAACGAGTTTTTAGTAGGGCTAATAGTAGGCGTCTATGCGATCTCACAGATGATATTTCAAGTGCCTTTTGGAGCGCTCTCGGATAGGATAGGACGCAAGAAAACATTAACGATCGGACTTTTGGTTTTTATCATCGGCTCAATAATTTGTGCACTTACAAGCGATATTTTTACCATGCTATTTGGTAGATTTTTACAAGGTGTAGGTGCTATCGGAGCAGTTGCAACTGCGATGATAAGTGACTATATAACAGAAGAAAAACGCTCAAAAGCTATGGCGATAATGGGTGCTTTTATAGGGCTTAGTTTCACACTTTCTATGGTGCTTGGGCCGCTTCTTGCCAAAGACTATGGGCTTTCAAGCCTCTTTTACTTAAGTGCCGCCCTTAGCCTACTTTGCATTGTACTTCTCTACACCGTTGTGCCAAAAGAGATAAAAGTAAGCGCTAAAAGTGAAAAAGTACCGTTTGGCAAGTTGTTTTTGCAAAAAGACTACATGATCATAAATTTCACCTCTTTTATGCAAAAGATGCTAGCAAGCATCGCATTTTTGGTGATTCCTATCGTTTTAGTAAAAGAGTATGGTTACGAAAGTAGCGAGCTTTACAAGGTCTATTCGTTTGGCGCCGTGCTTGGCTTTTTGGCTATGGGGCTAGCTGGCGCCCTTGGCGATGGCAAGGGACTTAGCAAGGTCATCTTGATAGCTGGCACGCTGCTTTTTGCTCTAACCTACACCATTTTTGCCATTAGTTTTACGCTTTTTATCTTCGTTTTGGGAGTTGCTATATTTTTTATAGGATTTAACCTTCACGAACCAATCATGCAATCAACCGCAACAAAATTTGTAAAATCCTCGCAAAAAGGCTCAGCCCTTGGTGTATTTAATTCATTTGGTTATTTAGGAAGCTTTGTTGGAGGTGCGTTTGGTGGATACATCTTGCATGCTTTTGGCTTTAAAGTACTCGCCATCATCTGTGTGGTACTTTGCGTGGTATGGCTTATTTTACTCTTTAGCCTGAGCGATCCAAGAATTTTTAAAAATATCTATCTAAGCCCTGAAGTAAGCTTAAATTTAGAGTTACTAAATAGCCAAAAAGGTGTAGTCGATTATTACAAAAACGAGAAAAATCAAGTGATAAAATTTGACTCTCGCCTAATAAGCGAGGCAACTTTAAAAGAGAGTTTGAAGTTTTGA
- the rplM gene encoding 50S ribosomal protein L13 yields MTKITKPNEVKRDWIVVDAAGKRFGRLLTEVATILRGKNKPCFTPNVDCGDYVIIINASKVEFTGNNKAEDKLYHRHSGYFGSVKSEKFGDLIANKPEKLFKLAVRGMLPKTKLGREMIKKLKVYAGSEHPHTAQIAKKEGK; encoded by the coding sequence ATGACAAAAATAACAAAGCCAAACGAAGTTAAACGAGACTGGATCGTTGTTGATGCAGCTGGTAAACGTTTTGGTAGATTGCTAACTGAGGTAGCAACTATACTTCGTGGCAAAAACAAACCATGCTTCACGCCAAACGTAGATTGTGGCGACTATGTTATCATCATAAATGCTTCAAAAGTAGAATTTACTGGTAATAACAAAGCTGAAGATAAACTTTATCACAGACACTCAGGATATTTTGGTAGCGTAAAGAGTGAAAAATTTGGCGATTTGATAGCAAATAAGCCAGAAAAACTATTTAAATTAGCTGTTCGTGGAATGCTTCCAAAAACTAAACTTGGAAGAGAGATGATAAAAAAACTAAAAGTTTATGCTGGCAGTGAGCATCCTCATACGGCACAAATAGCTAAAAAAGAAGGAAAATAA
- a CDS encoding saccharopine dehydrogenase family protein: MSNILIIGAGGVSQVATVKCAMNADVFSKITLASRTKSKCDAIAKFIKDHLGVQIDTAQIDADDTDAVVALIKKTGADLLLNVALPYQDLTLMDACSRAGIPYIDTANYEHPDTAKFEYKLQWAKDGEFKAANTMALLGSGFDPGVTNVFCAYAQQNLFDEIHEIDILDCNAGDHGYPFATNFNPEINLREVSAKGRYWERGEWKETEPMEIMFKWDYPKVGVKDSYLLYHEELESLVKNIKGLKRIRFFMTFGQSYLTHMKCLENVGMLRIDEVEHNGVKIVPIQFLKTLLPDPASLGPRTKGKTNIGCVIRGLKDGKERQVYIYNVCDHEACYAETGAQAVSYTTGVPAMIGSMMVAKGIWSGKGVFNMENFDAKPFMDELNKQGLPWEIIEMKPGERYEV; encoded by the coding sequence ATGTCAAATATCTTAATCATCGGAGCGGGCGGCGTGAGCCAAGTCGCGACCGTAAAATGCGCGATGAACGCGGACGTTTTTAGTAAGATCACCCTTGCAAGCCGCACAAAAAGCAAGTGCGACGCGATCGCTAAATTTATCAAGGATCACCTAGGCGTGCAAATTGACACCGCCCAGATCGACGCGGACGATACCGATGCCGTAGTCGCGCTCATCAAAAAAACGGGCGCCGATTTGCTTTTAAATGTGGCGCTGCCGTATCAGGACCTAACGCTCATGGACGCATGCTCTCGCGCCGGCATACCTTACATCGACACGGCAAACTACGAGCATCCAGATACTGCCAAATTTGAATACAAGCTACAGTGGGCAAAGGACGGCGAGTTTAAAGCCGCAAACACGATGGCGCTGCTGGGAAGCGGCTTTGATCCTGGCGTGACCAATGTATTTTGCGCCTACGCGCAACAAAATCTATTTGACGAGATCCACGAGATCGACATCCTAGACTGCAACGCAGGCGATCACGGCTACCCGTTCGCGACGAATTTTAACCCCGAAATCAACCTGCGCGAAGTAAGCGCAAAGGGCCGCTACTGGGAGCGCGGCGAGTGGAAAGAGACCGAGCCGATGGAAATAATGTTCAAATGGGACTATCCGAAAGTGGGCGTCAAAGACAGCTACCTGCTCTACCACGAGGAGCTAGAAAGCCTTGTAAAAAACATCAAGGGGCTAAAGCGAATCCGCTTTTTTATGACGTTCGGACAGAGCTACCTAACTCACATGAAATGCCTAGAAAACGTCGGCATGCTGCGTATCGACGAGGTAGAACACAACGGCGTAAAAATCGTGCCGATACAGTTTCTAAAGACCTTGCTGCCTGATCCTGCGAGTCTCGGTCCTCGTACGAAAGGTAAAACCAACATCGGCTGCGTGATCCGCGGACTCAAGGACGGCAAAGAGCGCCAAGTCTACATCTACAACGTCTGCGACCACGAGGCTTGCTACGCCGAGACGGGCGCGCAGGCCGTGAGCTACACGACGGGCGTGCCTGCGATGATCGGCTCGATGATGGTCGCAAAGGGCATCTGGAGCGGAAAAGGCGTCTTTAACATGGAAAATTTCGATGCCAAGCCTTTCATGGATGAGCTAAATAAGCAGGGCTTGCCGTGGGAGATAATCGAAATGAAACCCGGCGAGAGGTACGAAGTCTAA
- a CDS encoding YceI family protein yields MNKLTSVALAASFFAVSALAFSVEGEPKVTFTGYKLANKTAVPGTFKTINFKSQENANFADFLKSFEFKLEPKDIDTKLPDRDKRIGIIFDSKAVDGKIVAVSGDDKAGEMDVELSINGNSKTFKTKYEVQNGKLVAKFSVDLVNDLKLNESFDKFAAAAKPFHGGKSYPDVDVGFEAVIK; encoded by the coding sequence ATGAACAAACTTACTTCTGTTGCTTTAGCAGCTTCATTTTTTGCAGTTTCAGCTCTTGCATTTAGCGTAGAAGGTGAACCAAAGGTAACATTTACTGGCTACAAGCTAGCAAATAAGACAGCCGTACCAGGTACTTTTAAAACGATAAATTTTAAAAGTCAAGAAAATGCAAATTTTGCTGATTTTTTAAAGAGCTTTGAATTTAAGCTAGAGCCAAAAGATATCGACACAAAGCTGCCTGACCGCGATAAAAGGATTGGCATTATTTTCGATAGCAAGGCAGTAGATGGCAAGATCGTAGCAGTAAGTGGCGACGATAAGGCTGGAGAAATGGATGTTGAGCTTAGCATAAATGGCAATTCAAAAACTTTTAAAACAAAATATGAAGTGCAAAATGGCAAGCTAGTAGCAAAATTTTCAGTTGATCTTGTAAATGATTTGAAGCTAAATGAAAGCTTTGATAAATTTGCCGCTGCCGCCAAACCATTTCACGGCGGAAAGAGCTATCCAGATGTAGATGTTGGCTTTGAAGCGGTGATAAAATAA
- a CDS encoding tetratricopeptide repeat protein, with amino-acid sequence MKKILPFLAPICLFASSCDELVQESVREFYKSDRNLERAINLAEQATDVCLKEGNTEQAITSLINSASICMVNKEPQKALELSQRALELAANVSDKLLLARSYHSLGAAQKALGRYDEALANFQEALKIYDNAPNAPMKDELICIKGIASVYYLKNDFDKAHENHLLALNLLDITPELSGNELVRSELLVELANDLAKLNQKDEATQNYKKVLEILNGKEQNPRARDLLERANKGLKELN; translated from the coding sequence ATGAAGAAAATTTTGCCATTTTTAGCGCCTATTTGCCTCTTTGCAAGTAGCTGTGACGAGCTGGTGCAAGAGAGTGTGAGGGAGTTTTATAAAAGCGATAGAAATTTGGAGAGAGCCATAAATTTAGCCGAGCAAGCGACTGATGTCTGCTTAAAAGAGGGCAACACCGAGCAGGCGATCACTTCGCTCATAAATAGCGCTAGCATTTGCATGGTAAATAAAGAGCCACAAAAGGCGTTAGAGCTCTCACAAAGAGCCCTAGAGCTTGCGGCAAACGTTAGCGACAAGCTGCTACTAGCTCGCTCTTATCATAGCCTAGGTGCGGCACAAAAGGCACTAGGCAGATACGACGAAGCACTTGCTAATTTTCAAGAAGCTCTAAAAATTTATGACAACGCGCCAAATGCCCCAATGAAAGACGAACTCATCTGTATAAAAGGCATTGCTAGCGTCTACTACCTAAAAAACGACTTTGACAAAGCCCACGAAAACCACCTTTTAGCGCTAAATTTACTTGATATCACGCCGGAGTTAAGTGGCAACGAGCTTGTGCGATCAGAGCTTTTAGTAGAGCTTGCTAACGACCTAGCAAAGCTTAATCAAAAGGACGAAGCTACCCAAAACTACAAAAAAGTGCTTGAAATTTTAAATGGAAAAGAGCAAAATCCTCGCGCACGGGATCTTTTAGAGCGAGCCAACAAAGGACTAAAAGAGCTTAACTAA